From candidate division WOR-3 bacterium, a single genomic window includes:
- a CDS encoding Trm112 family protein, translating to MALDKELLDIIACPKCKGDLIYKEEENVLICKNCKLKYKIEDDIPILLIEEAIPLEE from the coding sequence ATGGCACTGGATAAGGAACTTCTTGATATAATTGCTTGTCCAAAATGCAAAGGTGATTTAATTTATAAAGAAGAGGAAAATGTTTTAATATGTAAAAATTGTAAATTAAAATACAAAATAGAAGATGATATTCCAATTCTTTTAATAGAAGAAGCTATTCCCCTTGAAGAATGA
- a CDS encoding C25 family cysteine peptidase → MIFILLLNLEIKITYRPLVKAETLENIIRFSGKRVEKFEPGLPDLPSYLVPIEVNPEFEYEVDYRIISKEIIKGNYEIERVKEIKEDGLSLKELKKDYKIPFPDNIILNKGLSFIRYKPILSIILFPVRIKEEGIEIIKEIEIILKEKVKSKLKTREIPEDKKIKDFYKKVLFKTTEKEFLPLQSKINNFFEKTNLWLKIIINQNGIYYLTYEDIKNNLNISPENLDIKKIAIFTRLKALSDSPDSAEITPQKVPFLFIDRAEENIFDEKDTLFFFAFTGTGYRVNNGKIEYYFNPYQDASIYFISFEGDSGKFMESIDGSPLYNLKIEKGISVTRHENNFINLARAGLRWVGETLKNDSLIFNLLKFKNPLPETANLKFSLVIRERESINQPPYLLKLFMNNNVIFQKNYYPPSAPYGEEIKIKTLLNLNPLFKVKIQGTINVDYLELKYNSELKNLRDNFEFYFPPTNEKDISFNGTFRKKGKLFKILNPYNGYNITNFSFTNNSIIFNPGIENDTFMIMYSETPFHPLIKKFEGTELRKISGADMLIIAPKEFKNIFSKFILHRKENFYIDTLKIVNPVIEFVNINDIFEEFGFGIKDPVAIRNYLKYTYINYNPRPFYVLLAGKGTYDYKNYEGSASLNLVPPYEWGYGVDINNPPYTYDNFFVEFDGGAFDPDMVIGRIPAKSSSELYEFLERIIFYETGNFESMFKNTVIGVADDTTGASGNFDPINHTTQVTRVLNKLKNSIDKIAFYMIDYPFVQGRKPSATKDLLKYIEKGAGFFFFFIHGNPNQLAHEELLKLDDIDFISYNKKPSFIILGSCKTMNFDRPSGAIGEKWLMKNGIGALGSTYLTFPSENEYVIDNFFNKLSDYKKHTFGFISYLVTMGNKDYVFLGDPSTFYSLPPKSGTFLYIPDTIHFSYFSDTLFKFYGESDSLKVRFTENSEISIMKIEGTAKIESLYVHNNILYPLYRKGKLLFQGISRNKNLESKFYFAIPYINSNLLKVTVLNTSPQGEISYRDSIPAKISKKEKVDLNPPEIKISVNGRELKDGDTLPPNFSLFIEIKDESGINLAVDTIALRIGSFKEALNDFFYYKPNSFNEGFINYQVKNLPSGKTILTLSAYDLFHNRKSLSRNIFIETESTSELKISDIIPYPNPASDFVFIGFKNNKRGVFKLKIYTMRGVKIFETEELFFSEGFNSIKWKIDEKLTNGLYLFVLEAREIEGGKKIRKRGKIIVFR, encoded by the coding sequence ATGATTTTTATACTTTTACTCAATTTAGAGATAAAGATAACTTACAGGCCTTTAGTTAAAGCTGAAACATTAGAAAATATTATAAGATTTAGTGGAAAAAGGGTAGAAAAATTTGAACCAGGTTTACCCGATTTACCCTCTTACTTAGTTCCTATTGAGGTGAATCCTGAATTTGAATATGAAGTGGATTACAGAATAATAAGTAAGGAAATAATAAAAGGTAATTATGAAATTGAGAGGGTAAAAGAAATAAAGGAGGATGGACTTTCATTAAAGGAATTAAAAAAGGACTATAAAATCCCCTTTCCAGATAATATAATTTTAAATAAGGGCTTATCCTTTATAAGATATAAACCTATCCTTTCAATTATACTATTTCCTGTAAGAATAAAAGAAGAAGGTATAGAGATAATAAAGGAAATTGAGATTATTTTAAAAGAAAAGGTTAAAAGTAAATTAAAAACAAGGGAAATTCCTGAAGATAAAAAAATAAAAGATTTTTATAAAAAAGTTCTTTTTAAGACAACAGAAAAAGAATTTTTACCCTTGCAAAGTAAAATAAATAATTTTTTTGAAAAAACAAACCTATGGTTAAAAATTATTATAAACCAAAATGGAATATACTATCTAACTTACGAAGATATAAAAAATAATCTAAATATTTCTCCGGAAAATCTTGATATTAAAAAAATAGCAATCTTTACAAGATTAAAAGCATTAAGTGATTCACCTGATTCAGCTGAAATAACTCCCCAAAAAGTTCCTTTTTTATTTATAGATAGAGCTGAAGAAAATATTTTTGATGAAAAGGACACACTATTTTTCTTTGCCTTTACCGGAACAGGTTATAGAGTAAATAATGGAAAAATTGAATATTACTTTAATCCATATCAAGATGCCTCTATATATTTTATTTCCTTTGAAGGTGATTCAGGAAAATTTATGGAATCAATTGATGGTTCACCCTTATATAACTTAAAAATTGAAAAAGGGATTAGTGTTACAAGACATGAAAATAACTTTATAAATCTTGCAAGAGCAGGTTTAAGATGGGTTGGGGAAACTTTAAAGAATGATTCTTTAATTTTCAATCTTTTAAAATTTAAAAATCCCTTACCTGAAACTGCAAATTTAAAATTCAGTCTTGTTATAAGGGAAAGGGAAAGTATAAATCAGCCTCCTTACCTTTTAAAACTTTTTATGAATAATAATGTAATATTCCAGAAAAATTATTATCCACCCTCAGCACCCTATGGAGAAGAGATAAAAATAAAAACCCTTCTGAATCTAAACCCCCTATTTAAAGTTAAAATTCAGGGAACAATAAATGTTGATTATCTTGAACTTAAATACAATTCAGAACTTAAAAATTTAAGGGATAATTTTGAATTCTATTTTCCTCCCACAAATGAAAAAGACATTTCCTTTAATGGCACATTTAGGAAAAAAGGGAAATTATTTAAAATTTTAAATCCTTATAATGGATATAATATTACCAATTTTTCTTTTACTAATAACTCAATAATTTTTAATCCAGGGATTGAAAATGATACTTTTATGATTATGTATTCTGAAACTCCTTTTCATCCACTAATTAAAAAATTTGAAGGAACAGAATTAAGAAAAATTTCAGGTGCTGATATGCTTATTATAGCTCCTAAGGAATTTAAAAATATTTTTTCTAAGTTTATCCTTCACAGAAAAGAAAACTTTTACATTGATACATTGAAAATAGTAAATCCAGTAATTGAATTTGTAAACATAAATGATATTTTTGAAGAGTTCGGGTTTGGAATAAAAGATCCGGTAGCAATAAGAAACTATCTGAAATATACATATATAAATTACAATCCACGTCCTTTTTATGTCCTTTTAGCAGGTAAGGGTACATATGATTATAAAAACTATGAAGGTTCAGCTTCACTTAATTTAGTTCCTCCCTACGAATGGGGTTACGGAGTTGATATAAATAACCCACCCTATACCTATGATAACTTTTTTGTTGAATTTGATGGAGGTGCCTTTGATCCTGATATGGTTATTGGAAGAATACCTGCAAAAAGCTCTTCTGAACTCTATGAATTTCTTGAAAGGATCATCTTCTATGAAACTGGAAATTTTGAAAGTATGTTTAAAAACACTGTAATTGGTGTTGCAGATGATACAACGGGTGCAAGTGGAAATTTTGATCCCATAAATCATACAACACAGGTAACAAGAGTTCTTAATAAACTCAAAAATTCTATTGATAAAATCGCCTTTTATATGATTGATTATCCCTTTGTTCAGGGAAGAAAACCATCTGCTACAAAGGACTTGCTTAAATATATTGAAAAGGGAGCCGGATTTTTCTTTTTCTTTATACATGGAAATCCAAATCAGCTTGCTCATGAAGAATTGTTAAAGCTTGATGATATTGATTTTATAAGTTATAACAAAAAGCCCTCTTTTATTATTCTTGGTTCCTGTAAAACAATGAATTTTGATAGACCAAGTGGTGCAATTGGAGAAAAATGGCTCATGAAAAATGGAATAGGTGCCCTTGGTTCAACCTATTTAACTTTCCCCAGTGAAAATGAGTATGTAATTGATAACTTTTTTAATAAATTATCAGATTATAAAAAACATACCTTTGGTTTTATTTCATACCTTGTAACAATGGGAAATAAAGATTATGTATTTCTTGGAGACCCTTCTACTTTTTATTCTTTACCTCCAAAAAGTGGAACTTTCCTCTATATTCCTGATACGATACATTTTTCCTATTTTTCTGATACTCTATTTAAATTTTATGGGGAATCTGATTCTCTTAAAGTTAGATTTACAGAAAATTCTGAAATAAGTATTATGAAAATTGAAGGGACAGCAAAAATTGAAAGTTTATATGTTCATAACAATATTTTATATCCTCTTTATAGAAAAGGAAAACTTCTTTTCCAGGGAATATCAAGAAACAAAAATCTTGAAAGTAAATTTTATTTTGCCATCCCCTATATTAATTCTAATCTGTTAAAAGTTACAGTTTTAAATACCTCTCCTCAGGGAGAAATTTCTTACAGGGATTCAATACCTGCAAAAATTTCTAAAAAAGAGAAAGTTGATTTAAATCCACCTGAAATTAAAATCTCTGTGAATGGAAGGGAACTTAAAGATGGGGATACACTTCCACCAAATTTCAGCCTATTTATAGAAATAAAGGATGAAAGTGGTATAAATTTAGCAGTGGATACAATAGCTTTAAGAATTGGTTCCTTTAAGGAAGCATTAAATGACTTTTTTTATTACAAACCTAATAGCTTTAATGAAGGTTTTATAAACTATCAAGTTAAAAACCTACCAAGTGGTAAAACAATTTTAACTCTTTCAGCCTATGACCTTTTTCATAACAGGAAAAGTTTATCAAGAAATATATTTATTGAAACAGAAAGTACTTCAGAACTAAAAATTAGTGATATTATTCCATATCCAAATCCTGCTTCAGATTTTGTATTTATAGGATTTAAAAACAATAAAAGGGGAGTTTTTAAATTAAAAATATATACTATGAGAGGAGTAAAAATTTTTGAGACAGAAGAATTATTTTTTTCAGAGGGTTTCAATTCAATAAAATGGAAAATAGATGAAAAACTTACAAATGGACTTTACCTTTTTGTTCTTGAAGCAAGGGAGATTGAAGGTGGTAAAAAAATAAGAAAAAGGGGGAAAATAATTGTTTTTAGGTAA